One window of the Archangium primigenium genome contains the following:
- a CDS encoding xanthine dehydrogenase family protein molybdopterin-binding subunit: MDNTVGQPLDRVDGRLKVTGAARYSAEYPHEGLVHAVIVTSTIARGTITGVDARAAEQAPGVLAVLSPEKPPRLAKDPAKKQKPQDRFVHVLQTRQVDSQHQPVALVIADTLERATHAAALVQVRYRASQARVDLKAERSRAYAPKKQAMNGREADLVQGQAPTAKPDAQVDATYVTPYEHHNPMEPHATTAVWDGDALTVYDATQGVFNARDRLAALFGLPPEKVRVITKFIGGGFGGKGSTWAHTVLAVMAARAVSRPVKLVLRREQMFGPVGFRPETHQRVRLEARKDGGLLRVRHDVLTATSTFDEFVEPSAAVTRILYASEQIATSHRLARLSLGTPTFMRAPGEASGLHALECAMDELAHTLGMDPLALRLRNHADTDPETGLPWSSKSLKECYRVGAERFGWARRDPTPRAMKDGRTLIGWGMATATYPVRRSKAGARATLLPDGHARVVSGSQDLGTGAYTVFTQVAADALGLMPAQVSFDLGDTRMPQTPVSGGSQTTASVGSAVKLAARALRDKAIALAVADPGSPLHGLPAGDVTVERGQLVAGGKKDSYAALLQRQKLGTLEAEAESEPGKEKEQYAMHSFGAQFCEVRVDPDLGEVRVSRWVGVYGAGTILNPKTARSQMYGGIVMGIGMALMEHSVVDPRSGRFITRDLADYHVPVNPDVPDMDILFVPEDDPHVNPIGVKGIGEIGITGVSAAIANAVFHATGRRVRELPLTLDRILQET, encoded by the coding sequence ATGGACAACACGGTAGGCCAGCCGCTGGACCGGGTGGACGGGCGGCTCAAGGTGACGGGCGCGGCGCGCTACTCCGCCGAGTACCCCCACGAGGGCTTGGTGCACGCGGTGATCGTCACGAGCACCATCGCCCGGGGCACCATCACCGGCGTGGACGCGCGCGCGGCCGAGCAGGCGCCGGGCGTGCTTGCGGTCCTCTCGCCGGAGAAGCCGCCCAGGCTCGCCAAGGACCCGGCCAAGAAGCAGAAGCCCCAGGACCGCTTCGTCCACGTGCTGCAGACGCGCCAGGTGGACTCCCAGCACCAGCCGGTGGCGCTCGTCATCGCGGACACGCTGGAGCGCGCCACGCACGCGGCGGCGCTCGTCCAGGTGCGCTACCGCGCGAGCCAGGCCCGGGTGGACCTGAAGGCCGAGCGCTCGCGGGCCTACGCCCCGAAGAAGCAGGCCATGAACGGGCGCGAGGCGGACCTGGTCCAGGGCCAGGCCCCCACGGCGAAGCCGGACGCGCAGGTGGACGCCACCTACGTGACGCCCTACGAGCACCACAACCCCATGGAGCCGCATGCCACCACGGCGGTGTGGGACGGGGACGCGCTCACCGTGTACGACGCCACCCAGGGCGTCTTCAACGCGCGCGATCGCCTGGCGGCGCTCTTCGGCCTGCCGCCGGAGAAGGTGCGCGTCATCACCAAGTTCATCGGCGGCGGCTTCGGGGGCAAGGGCAGCACGTGGGCGCACACGGTGCTCGCGGTGATGGCGGCGCGCGCGGTGTCCCGGCCGGTGAAGCTGGTGCTGCGGCGCGAGCAGATGTTCGGCCCGGTGGGCTTCCGCCCGGAGACGCACCAGCGCGTGCGGCTGGAGGCCCGGAAGGACGGGGGGCTTTTGCGCGTGCGCCATGACGTGCTCACGGCCACCTCCACCTTCGACGAGTTCGTCGAGCCGAGCGCCGCCGTCACCCGCATCCTCTACGCGAGCGAGCAGATCGCCACCTCGCACCGCCTGGCGCGGCTCTCCCTGGGCACGCCCACCTTCATGCGCGCGCCGGGCGAGGCCTCGGGCCTGCACGCGCTCGAGTGCGCCATGGACGAGCTGGCGCACACGCTGGGCATGGACCCCCTCGCGCTGCGGCTGCGCAACCACGCGGACACGGACCCCGAGACGGGCCTGCCCTGGAGCAGCAAGTCGCTCAAGGAGTGCTACCGCGTGGGCGCCGAGCGGTTCGGCTGGGCCCGGCGCGACCCCACCCCGCGCGCCATGAAGGACGGCCGCACGCTCATCGGCTGGGGCATGGCCACCGCCACCTACCCGGTGCGCCGCTCCAAGGCGGGCGCCCGGGCCACGCTCCTGCCGGACGGGCACGCCCGGGTCGTCTCCGGCTCGCAGGACCTGGGCACCGGCGCCTACACCGTGTTCACCCAGGTGGCCGCCGACGCGCTCGGCCTCATGCCCGCGCAGGTGTCCTTCGATCTGGGCGACACCCGGATGCCCCAGACCCCCGTGTCCGGCGGCTCCCAGACGACGGCCAGCGTGGGCTCGGCGGTGAAGCTCGCGGCGCGCGCCCTGCGCGACAAGGCCATCGCCCTGGCGGTGGCGGACCCGGGCTCGCCCCTGCACGGGCTCCCGGCCGGGGACGTGACGGTGGAGCGGGGCCAGCTCGTGGCGGGCGGGAAGAAGGACAGCTATGCCGCGCTCCTCCAGCGCCAGAAGTTGGGCACCCTGGAGGCCGAGGCGGAGTCCGAGCCGGGCAAGGAGAAGGAGCAGTACGCCATGCACTCCTTCGGCGCCCAGTTCTGCGAGGTGCGCGTGGACCCGGACCTGGGGGAGGTGCGGGTGAGCCGATGGGTGGGCGTGTACGGCGCGGGCACCATCCTCAACCCCAAGACGGCCCGGAGCCAGATGTATGGCGGTATCGTCATGGGCATCGGCATGGCGCTCATGGAGCACTCGGTGGTGGACCCGCGCAGCGGGCGCTTCATCACCCGGGACCTGGCGGACTATCATGTGCCGGTGAATCCGGACGTGCCGGACATGGACATCCTCTTCGTGCCGGAAGACGACCCGCATGTGAATCCCATCGGGGTCAAGGGCATCGGAGAGATTGGCATCACGGGGGTGAGCGCGGCCATCGCCAACGCGGTGTTCCACGCCACGGGCCGGCGGGTGCGCGAGTTGCCGTTGACGTTGGACCGGATTCTCCAGGAGACGTGA
- a CDS encoding FAD binding domain-containing protein yields the protein MRAIDYVAVQDAPAALERLSARPRDAVPIAGGTNLLDLMKLHVHNPALLVDINGLPLDRVEELEGGALRIGALVRNSDLANHPRVRERYPVLSEALLAGASPQLRNMATLGGNILQRTRCAYFRDVSQACNKREPGTGCAALEGYNRMHAVLGTSPQCIAANPSDMNVALVALDASLQLQGPEGERDVPFAAFHLEPGAHPERETLLKPGELITHVTLPVSGFAARSRYLKVRDRASYAFALASAAVALELEAGTIKDARVALGGVGTRPWRSTEAESALIGQKADEVRFKAAAAAALKGARTRPHNAFKVELARRTLVRALSLTAGLL from the coding sequence ATGAGGGCCATCGACTACGTCGCCGTGCAGGACGCGCCCGCCGCGCTGGAGCGGCTGTCCGCGCGGCCCCGGGACGCCGTGCCCATCGCGGGGGGCACCAACCTGCTCGACCTGATGAAGCTGCACGTGCACAACCCGGCGCTGCTCGTGGACATCAACGGGCTGCCGCTGGACCGGGTGGAGGAGCTGGAGGGCGGGGCGCTGCGCATCGGCGCGCTCGTGCGCAACAGCGACCTGGCGAACCATCCGCGCGTGCGGGAGCGCTACCCGGTGCTGTCCGAGGCGCTGCTCGCGGGGGCCTCGCCGCAGCTGCGCAACATGGCCACGCTCGGGGGCAACATCCTGCAGCGCACGCGCTGCGCGTACTTCCGGGACGTGTCCCAGGCGTGCAACAAGCGCGAGCCCGGCACGGGCTGCGCGGCGCTGGAGGGCTACAACCGCATGCACGCGGTCCTGGGCACGAGCCCCCAGTGCATCGCGGCCAACCCCTCGGACATGAACGTGGCGCTGGTGGCGCTGGACGCCTCGCTCCAGCTCCAGGGCCCCGAGGGCGAGCGGGACGTGCCCTTCGCCGCCTTCCACCTGGAGCCCGGCGCGCACCCCGAGCGCGAGACGCTGCTCAAGCCCGGCGAGCTCATCACCCACGTGACGCTGCCCGTGTCGGGCTTCGCCGCGCGCTCGCGCTACCTCAAGGTGCGGGACCGGGCCTCGTATGCCTTCGCGCTCGCCTCGGCCGCGGTGGCGCTGGAGCTGGAGGCGGGCACCATCAAGGACGCGCGCGTGGCGCTCGGCGGCGTGGGCACGCGGCCCTGGCGCTCCACCGAGGCGGAGTCGGCGCTCATCGGCCAGAAGGCGGACGAGGTGCGCTTCAAGGCCGCCGCCGCCGCCGCGCTCAAGGGCGCCCGGACCCGCCCCCACAACGCCTTCAAGGTGGAGCTGGCGCGGCGCACGCTCGTGCGCGCCCTGTCGCTCACCGCGGGTCTCCTCTGA
- a CDS encoding (2Fe-2S)-binding protein, translating into MSDPKRPLPAGARCDTPPEEESTLSRREFVGTAVAGGALLASGLLAPSAADAASPNFPPGLDGPPVPAVPVTLQVNGQTHALELEPRVTLLDALREHLGLSGTKKGCDLGQCGACTVLVDGRRVNACLTLAVMQRGKAITTIEGLSRGETLHPVQAAFLAHDGFQCGYCTPGQIMSAVGFLSEPWGTSDADIREGLCGNLCRCGAYPNIVAAVREARGQKAGG; encoded by the coding sequence ATGTCCGACCCGAAACGGCCTCTTCCCGCGGGCGCGCGGTGTGACACGCCGCCCGAGGAGGAATCGACGCTGAGCCGGCGGGAATTCGTCGGTACGGCCGTGGCGGGAGGTGCGCTGCTGGCCAGCGGACTGCTCGCTCCCTCGGCCGCTGACGCGGCGAGCCCGAATTTTCCGCCGGGCCTGGATGGACCCCCGGTACCCGCGGTGCCCGTGACGCTGCAGGTGAATGGCCAGACGCATGCGCTGGAGTTGGAGCCGCGCGTCACGCTGCTCGATGCGCTGCGCGAGCACTTGGGTTTGTCTGGCACGAAGAAGGGCTGCGATCTGGGCCAGTGCGGCGCGTGCACGGTGCTCGTGGACGGGCGTCGGGTGAATGCCTGTCTCACGCTCGCGGTGATGCAGCGGGGCAAGGCCATCACCACCATCGAGGGCCTGTCGCGCGGCGAGACGCTGCACCCGGTGCAGGCCGCCTTCCTCGCCCACGACGGCTTTCAGTGTGGCTACTGCACGCCGGGGCAGATCATGAGCGCGGTGGGCTTCTTGAGCGAGCCCTGGGGAACGAGCGACGCGGACATCCGCGAGGGCCTGTGCGGCAACCTCTGCCGCTGCGGGGCGTATCCCAACATCGTGGCCGCGGTGCGCGAGGCGCGCGGCCAGAAGGCGGGAGGGTGA
- a CDS encoding nucleotidyltransferase family protein: protein MRPITVVVLAAGASSRLGRPKQLVVWRGETLVHRAARIAVEADIGAVRVVTGLLPDEVAGSVSDLPVTCVHNTQAHEGLSSSIRRGVEGLDTNVLLLTCDQPLLTAEHLREMADTRRFTQASIIASSYEGVVGVPTLVAHELLPELRALQGDQGARALFEGRAVEAVVFDGGELDVDTEEDVIRLRERAVTGY from the coding sequence ATGAGACCGATCACGGTAGTGGTACTGGCGGCCGGCGCGTCCAGTCGTCTCGGACGCCCCAAGCAGCTCGTCGTCTGGCGTGGCGAGACGCTCGTCCACCGCGCCGCGCGCATCGCCGTGGAGGCGGACATCGGCGCGGTGCGGGTGGTGACGGGCCTGCTGCCGGACGAGGTCGCCGGCTCCGTGAGCGACCTGCCCGTCACCTGTGTCCACAACACCCAGGCGCACGAGGGCCTGTCGAGCTCCATCCGCCGGGGCGTGGAGGGGCTCGACACCAACGTGCTGCTGCTCACGTGTGACCAACCCCTGCTCACCGCGGAGCACCTGCGCGAGATGGCGGACACGCGGCGCTTCACCCAGGCCTCCATCATCGCGTCCTCCTACGAGGGCGTGGTGGGCGTGCCCACGCTGGTGGCCCACGAGCTGCTGCCCGAGCTGCGCGCGCTCCAGGGAGACCAGGGCGCGCGGGCCCTGTTCGAGGGCCGCGCGGTGGAGGCCGTGGTGTTCGACGGCGGCGAGCTCGACGTGGACACGGAAGAGGACGTCATCCGCCTGCGCGAGCGCGCCGTCACCGGCTACTAG
- a CDS encoding FKBP-type peptidyl-prolyl cis-trans isomerase produces MTSRKSWAGTALVLFTLSGCAAERAAQAPTPPPPAAAPADAAVGAPQTEEQKTFYALGSTLGRQIQVFNMSPEDLAYMQAGLSAEVLGKEPAVDVRSYGPLIVELARNRSEARAAEAKKKSQPFLEAAAQEPGAVRTESGLIYKDLTVGSGASPTASDTVTVHYRGTLPDGKEFDSSYTRNEPAQFPLDGVIKCWTEGVAKMKVGGKAKLVCPSDLAYGDRGTPGIPGGSALVFEVELVDVRKAPPPEPPPAPEPAPKPKRLPPAPPKPKP; encoded by the coding sequence ATGACGTCACGCAAGAGCTGGGCAGGGACCGCGCTGGTGCTGTTCACCCTGAGCGGCTGTGCCGCGGAGCGCGCCGCGCAGGCCCCGACGCCTCCGCCGCCCGCCGCCGCGCCGGCCGACGCCGCCGTGGGCGCGCCCCAGACGGAGGAGCAGAAGACGTTCTACGCCCTGGGCAGCACGTTGGGTCGGCAGATCCAGGTGTTCAACATGTCGCCCGAGGATCTGGCGTACATGCAGGCGGGCCTGAGCGCGGAGGTGCTCGGAAAGGAGCCCGCGGTGGACGTGCGGTCCTACGGGCCCCTGATTGTCGAGCTGGCTCGCAACCGCTCCGAGGCCCGGGCCGCCGAGGCGAAGAAGAAGAGCCAGCCCTTCCTGGAAGCGGCCGCCCAGGAGCCCGGCGCCGTGCGCACCGAGTCGGGCCTCATCTACAAGGACCTCACGGTGGGCTCGGGCGCGAGCCCCACGGCGTCCGACACCGTGACGGTGCACTACCGGGGCACGCTCCCGGACGGCAAGGAGTTCGACAGCTCGTATACGCGCAACGAGCCGGCCCAGTTCCCGCTCGACGGCGTCATCAAGTGCTGGACCGAGGGCGTGGCGAAGATGAAGGTGGGCGGCAAGGCCAAGCTCGTGTGCCCGTCCGACCTGGCCTACGGCGACCGCGGCACCCCCGGCATCCCGGGCGGCTCGGCGCTGGTGTTCGAGGTGGAGCTGGTGGATGTGCGGAAGGCCCCGCCGCCGGAGCCTCCGCCCGCCCCCGAGCCCGCGCCCAAGCCCAAGCGGCTGCCGCCCGCGCCGCCCAAGCCCAAGCCCTAG
- a CDS encoding virulence factor family protein produces the protein MNGWHVALALVVGGVSLSAGAKDTLAFGRFGEVALVRPAGPPQGVVLFLSGDAGWGAGEKALADTLAARGVLVLGVRTPAYLEAVGKGTHCAYPAGDLESLSQYAQKELNLPEYQHPVLVGAGAGAGLVYASLVEAPVNTFAGGVSLGFSPDVRMKATLCKGSGLVRQHTGGHERLGPTQAVPAPWRVLVGEHDTALVRVKAFTDGMRGGETRSVPGMGKGLVPPEGWTDALVRAREELGRRAAPPPPVTATRDDESGKPLVSVSDLPLIQVPAGKSGGDALAVLLSGDGGWAGIDKDVASVFAAEGVPVVGWDSLRYFWKRRTPADTAKDLERVLAHYLQDWKKTRVVLVGYSRGADVLPAVVAKLSPQARASVRALALIAPGQQAELEVHVVDLLGGGGGDPILPVVKSLGGLPVVCVYGAEEAGESLCPLLSGVPGARAVKLEGGHHFSGDYAAVGRAILAPLREGQHL, from the coding sequence ATGAACGGATGGCATGTGGCGCTGGCCCTGGTGGTGGGCGGGGTCTCCCTGTCGGCGGGCGCGAAGGACACGCTCGCCTTTGGCCGCTTCGGCGAGGTGGCGCTGGTGCGGCCCGCGGGCCCTCCCCAGGGCGTGGTGCTGTTCCTCTCGGGGGACGCGGGCTGGGGCGCGGGCGAGAAGGCCCTGGCGGACACGCTGGCGGCCCGGGGCGTGCTGGTGCTCGGGGTGCGCACGCCCGCGTACCTCGAGGCCGTGGGCAAGGGCACGCACTGCGCCTATCCGGCGGGGGACCTGGAGTCGCTGAGCCAGTACGCCCAGAAGGAGCTGAACCTGCCCGAGTACCAGCACCCGGTGCTCGTGGGGGCGGGGGCGGGGGCGGGGCTCGTGTACGCGAGCCTCGTGGAGGCGCCGGTGAACACCTTCGCGGGCGGCGTGAGCCTGGGCTTCAGCCCGGACGTGCGGATGAAGGCGACGCTGTGCAAGGGCAGCGGGCTCGTGCGCCAGCACACGGGCGGGCACGAGCGGCTCGGGCCCACGCAGGCCGTGCCCGCGCCCTGGCGGGTGCTCGTGGGCGAGCACGACACGGCGCTCGTCCGGGTGAAGGCCTTCACCGATGGGATGCGGGGCGGGGAGACGCGGAGCGTGCCGGGGATGGGCAAGGGCCTCGTGCCCCCCGAGGGGTGGACGGACGCGCTCGTGCGCGCGCGGGAGGAGCTGGGCCGCCGCGCCGCGCCCCCTCCGCCGGTGACGGCCACCCGGGACGACGAGAGCGGCAAGCCCCTGGTGTCCGTGTCGGATCTCCCGCTCATCCAGGTGCCCGCGGGCAAGTCCGGGGGAGATGCCCTGGCGGTGCTCCTGTCGGGGGATGGGGGCTGGGCGGGCATCGACAAGGACGTGGCCTCGGTGTTCGCGGCCGAGGGCGTGCCGGTGGTGGGCTGGGACTCGCTGCGCTACTTCTGGAAGCGGCGCACGCCGGCGGACACGGCGAAGGACCTGGAGCGCGTGCTCGCGCACTACCTCCAGGACTGGAAGAAGACGCGGGTGGTGCTGGTGGGCTACTCGCGCGGCGCGGACGTGCTGCCCGCGGTGGTGGCGAAGCTGTCTCCCCAGGCGCGCGCGAGTGTCCGGGCGCTCGCGCTCATCGCCCCCGGCCAGCAGGCGGAGCTGGAGGTGCACGTGGTGGATCTGCTGGGCGGCGGCGGGGGCGACCCCATCCTCCCGGTGGTGAAGTCGCTCGGGGGCCTGCCCGTGGTGTGCGTGTATGGCGCGGAGGAGGCCGGCGAGAGCCTGTGCCCCCTGCTGTCCGGAGTGCCCGGGGCGCGGGCGGTGAAGCTGGAGGGCGGCCACCACTTCAGCGGGGACTACGCCGCCGTGGGTCGCGCCATCCTGGCCCCCCTGCGCGAGGGCCAGCACCTGTGA